The proteins below come from a single Fodinicola acaciae genomic window:
- a CDS encoding TIGR01777 family oxidoreductase yields MRVVIAGSSGLIGTALRHAYERDGDTVTRLVRRPPAGPGELRWDPATPDPALVAGADVVINLAGAGIGDHRWTRDYREKLRSSRLVAARTIAASAAAADPPPGVLLSMSGIRFYGIDRGDEPLTEDSTPGDVGLLTTIAREWEVVGEAAGVRTCFLRTGLVMSRHGGLLPPLLRLNRLGVSPCFWSGNERWSCLSLTDAIRAIRFLATNADASGPYNISAPEPPPNRELMRVLAAATGARVRVRLPAPVLRVMLGKMADEVFGSLRVMPRRLHQAGFDFRHPDAKAIVRAALE; encoded by the coding sequence ATGCGGGTCGTCATTGCCGGGTCGAGCGGGTTGATCGGCACCGCTCTGCGTCATGCGTATGAACGTGACGGTGACACGGTCACCCGGCTGGTCCGCCGGCCGCCGGCAGGTCCGGGCGAGCTGCGGTGGGATCCGGCGACACCTGATCCCGCGCTGGTCGCCGGCGCCGACGTGGTGATCAACCTGGCCGGCGCCGGCATCGGCGACCATCGCTGGACTCGTGACTATCGCGAGAAACTGCGCTCCAGCCGGCTTGTTGCCGCGCGTACGATCGCCGCCTCCGCGGCCGCCGCCGACCCGCCACCAGGTGTGCTGCTTTCCATGTCAGGCATCAGGTTCTATGGCATCGACCGCGGCGACGAGCCGCTCACCGAGGACAGCACGCCAGGCGATGTTGGCTTGCTGACGACGATCGCGCGCGAGTGGGAGGTCGTCGGCGAGGCGGCCGGCGTACGCACGTGTTTCCTGCGAACCGGCCTGGTGATGAGCCGCCACGGTGGCCTGCTGCCGCCGCTGCTGCGGCTCAACCGGCTCGGCGTGAGTCCGTGTTTCTGGTCGGGAAACGAGCGCTGGAGTTGCCTGTCGCTGACCGACGCGATCCGCGCGATCCGTTTCCTGGCAACGAATGCGGATGCGTCCGGACCGTACAACATCTCGGCGCCGGAGCCACCGCCCAACCGTGAGCTGATGCGCGTGCTGGCGGCGGCGACCGGCGCACGCGTACGCGTCCGGCTGCCGGCACCGGTTTTGCGGGTGATGTTGGGAAAGATGGCCGACGAGGTGTTCGGCAGCCTGCGGGTCATGCCACGCCGGCTCCACCAGGCCGGCTTCGATTTTCGTCATCCGGACGCCAAAGCGATCGTCCGAGCCGCTCTCGAATGA
- a CDS encoding DHA2 family efflux MFS transporter permease subunit has protein sequence MNRWVALIVLSLAQLMVVLDSTIVNIALPSAQHDLRFSIDDRQWIVTGYALAFGSLLLLGGRLSDFFGRRRMFLAGVTGFAIASAIGGAAGDFALLLIARVAQGAFGALLAPAALSLVSVTFADDARERGRAFGIFGAVSGAGGALGLLLGGVLTQHLSWRWCLYVNIIIAAVAFFGALAVLRDGAQPRRVRFDLAGTVTAVLGLVGIVYGLGNAETHGWQSIGVLGPVVAGVVLIAVFVLIQRRVSHPLLPLGVILDRVRGTAYLSVGISGTGMFAVFLFLTYYLQDTLGFTPIQAGAAFLPMIGLVMAGAVFSGSVLLPRTGPRPLVPIGCVLAAIGMAMLTGIGATSSYVSAVLPALLVTGVGFGLIFGPVQNAATSGVEPDEAGVASAMVNTAQQIGGSVGTAVFSSLATTFAGATLASYHVVFWTAAGVFAATAVLAALLFRNGPLQPAATYLELA, from the coding sequence ATGAACCGCTGGGTGGCCCTGATCGTCCTGAGCCTGGCGCAGCTGATGGTCGTCCTCGACTCGACCATCGTCAACATCGCGCTGCCCTCGGCGCAACACGATCTGCGCTTTTCCATTGACGACAGGCAATGGATCGTGACCGGCTATGCGCTCGCGTTTGGCAGCCTGCTGCTCCTCGGCGGCCGGCTCTCGGATTTCTTCGGCCGCAGGCGGATGTTTCTCGCCGGCGTCACCGGATTTGCCATAGCATCGGCGATCGGTGGCGCGGCTGGCGATTTCGCGCTGCTGCTCATCGCGCGGGTCGCTCAAGGTGCCTTCGGCGCGCTGCTCGCACCAGCGGCGTTGTCTTTGGTGTCGGTGACATTCGCCGACGACGCGCGTGAACGCGGCCGCGCTTTCGGCATCTTCGGTGCGGTGTCTGGTGCCGGTGGCGCGCTCGGACTTTTGCTCGGCGGCGTACTCACACAGCATCTGTCGTGGCGATGGTGCCTGTACGTCAACATCATCATCGCCGCGGTCGCGTTTTTCGGTGCGCTGGCGGTGCTTCGCGACGGCGCCCAGCCGCGGCGCGTACGGTTTGACCTCGCCGGCACGGTCACTGCGGTGCTCGGCCTGGTCGGCATCGTTTATGGCCTCGGCAACGCCGAAACGCACGGCTGGCAGAGCATCGGCGTGCTCGGCCCGGTGGTCGCGGGTGTGGTGCTCATTGCGGTTTTCGTGCTGATCCAACGCCGCGTCAGCCATCCGCTGCTGCCGCTCGGCGTGATCCTGGATCGCGTACGCGGCACGGCATATCTCTCGGTCGGCATCTCCGGCACCGGCATGTTCGCGGTTTTCCTGTTTCTCACCTACTATCTGCAGGACACGCTCGGATTCACCCCGATCCAGGCCGGCGCGGCCTTCCTGCCGATGATCGGCCTGGTGATGGCCGGCGCGGTCTTCTCCGGATCGGTGCTGCTGCCGCGGACCGGACCGCGGCCGCTCGTCCCGATCGGATGTGTGCTCGCCGCGATCGGCATGGCGATGCTGACCGGAATCGGTGCCACCTCCAGCTATGTCAGCGCGGTCCTGCCGGCGCTGCTGGTCACCGGTGTCGGATTCGGACTGATTTTCGGTCCAGTGCAAAACGCCGCGACCAGTGGTGTCGAGCCGGACGAGGCCGGAGTGGCCTCCGCCATGGTCAACACCGCGCAACAAATCGGCGGATCCGTCGGCACGGCCGTGTTCAGCTCGCTCGCCACGACGTTCGCCGGAGCGACTCTTGCCAGCTATCACGTGGTTTTCTGGACCGCCGCCGGCGTTTTCGCGGCCACAGCTGTATTGGCCGCCCTCCTCTTTCGCAACGGCCCGCTGCAACCGGCGGCCACCTATCTGGAGCTGGCATGA
- a CDS encoding SGNH/GDSL hydrolase family protein, whose protein sequence is MIHLPHDHVMILGALDLERTPTGVRPRRLPAWTRPRLCDRLMDLVVAQAAGVRLRLRTAARSLALGAHVTLPVMPDGQQPAMFDLAVDGNILARVPATEIVRFDDLPAGEKDVEIWLPHNAIVELRTVDADAPLLAPTPPTGLAWLHYGSSISHGLEAPAPTLTWPAIAALTTGAALTNLGFAGSAMLDPEVARAIRDTPADLVTLKVGINIVGEAAMRERTFVPALHGFLDTIRDGHPHTPVIVVSPTPFSELENTSGPTVLDPETGRRHAAGTNGDGALTLTSVRTLIAGIVDLRADSALHYLDGRELLSAEEAEALPDGIHPDPAAHVRMGKRAARLIRERLGRSLWRPDDENRSRPGGAGVA, encoded by the coding sequence ATGATTCACCTGCCGCACGACCACGTCATGATCCTCGGCGCGCTCGACCTCGAACGCACGCCGACCGGCGTACGGCCGCGCCGGCTGCCGGCCTGGACGCGGCCGCGACTGTGTGACCGTTTGATGGATCTGGTGGTCGCGCAGGCGGCCGGGGTCCGGCTGCGGCTGCGTACGGCGGCACGGTCGTTGGCGCTCGGCGCGCACGTCACCCTGCCGGTCATGCCAGACGGTCAGCAGCCGGCGATGTTCGACCTTGCCGTGGACGGCAACATCCTCGCTCGCGTCCCGGCCACGGAGATCGTCCGTTTCGACGATCTGCCGGCCGGCGAGAAGGATGTCGAGATTTGGTTGCCACACAACGCGATTGTCGAGCTGCGTACGGTCGACGCCGATGCGCCGCTGCTCGCACCGACTCCACCGACTGGCCTGGCGTGGCTGCATTACGGCTCATCGATCAGCCATGGTCTGGAGGCACCGGCGCCGACCCTGACCTGGCCGGCGATCGCCGCACTGACGACCGGCGCGGCGTTGACCAACCTCGGTTTTGCCGGCAGCGCCATGCTCGATCCGGAGGTCGCGCGGGCCATCCGCGACACGCCGGCCGACCTGGTGACACTGAAGGTCGGCATCAACATCGTCGGCGAAGCGGCGATGCGCGAGCGCACTTTTGTGCCGGCGCTGCACGGATTTCTGGACACGATCCGCGACGGGCATCCGCACACGCCGGTCATCGTCGTCTCGCCGACCCCGTTTTCCGAGCTGGAGAACACCTCCGGTCCGACGGTGCTCGATCCGGAAACCGGCCGCCGACACGCGGCCGGCACGAATGGCGATGGGGCGTTGACATTGACGAGCGTACGCACGCTCATCGCTGGGATTGTCGATCTCCGCGCGGACTCAGCACTGCACTATCTCGACGGGCGTGAGCTGCTGAGCGCGGAAGAGGCGGAGGCGCTGCCGGACGGCATCCATCCTGACCCGGCCGCGCACGTACGCATGGGAAAACGAGCCGCTCGGCTCATTCGAGAGCGGCTCGGACGATCGCTTTGGCGTCCGGATGACGAAAATCGAAGCCGGCCTGGTGGAGCCGGCGTGGCATGA
- a CDS encoding multiubiquitin domain-containing protein: MPITSERDATDQHGRPPTRITVTVNGDPVILTDRRMTGTQIKAAAVEQGADLQQDFQLSVKRGHHYDVVGNDEVITVHEGEEFIAVATDENS; encoded by the coding sequence ATGCCCATCACCAGTGAGCGTGACGCCACCGACCAGCACGGACGGCCCCCGACCCGGATCACCGTCACCGTTAACGGCGACCCGGTAATTCTGACCGACAGGCGGATGACCGGAACGCAGATCAAGGCTGCGGCCGTCGAGCAAGGAGCCGACCTCCAGCAGGACTTCCAACTGTCGGTCAAGCGTGGCCACCACTACGACGTCGTCGGCAACGACGAAGTCATCACCGTTCACGAGGGCGAGGAGTTCATCGCCGTCGCCACGGACGAGAACTCATGA
- a CDS encoding alpha/beta hydrolase — protein MSINPFLIVDGGVSLSGRVYRESDDLFVRQPAVIVTGSWLTVKEQMADRYARALAARGFTAFTFDFAGFGESAGEPRQAEMPTRKIADIKAVAAYVSTLSFVHPRKVGHLAVCASAQYGLAAIAAGAPISSFVSVAGWFHDLESVAPFYGGAEGVAGRLDRGRAALEDYRQTGAVRMVPAYDAGNDRAAMALPMDYYANSERGAVPAWTNEMAEFSWLHWLTFDGLSSAPLVATPSLFVHSDDCVLPENVRGVAKNLDGPVQLAWTTGSQIDFYDQPAQVDFATEAASIHFTRTLTP, from the coding sequence GTGAGTATCAATCCCTTTCTGATCGTCGACGGCGGCGTCTCGCTGTCCGGACGCGTATATCGCGAGTCCGACGACCTGTTCGTCCGGCAGCCGGCCGTGATCGTCACCGGGTCCTGGTTGACCGTCAAGGAGCAGATGGCCGACCGGTATGCCAGGGCGCTCGCCGCGCGTGGTTTCACCGCCTTCACGTTCGACTTCGCCGGGTTCGGCGAGAGCGCAGGCGAGCCGCGGCAGGCCGAGATGCCGACGCGCAAGATCGCGGACATCAAAGCCGTCGCCGCGTACGTGTCGACTCTCTCGTTCGTGCACCCGAGGAAGGTCGGACATCTGGCGGTGTGCGCGAGCGCGCAGTACGGCCTGGCCGCCATCGCCGCCGGCGCGCCGATCTCTTCGTTCGTGAGCGTCGCCGGTTGGTTCCACGATCTGGAGTCGGTCGCGCCGTTCTACGGTGGCGCCGAGGGAGTCGCGGGCCGTCTCGACCGCGGCCGGGCGGCTCTGGAGGACTATCGGCAGACCGGCGCGGTGCGGATGGTTCCCGCGTACGACGCTGGCAACGACCGAGCCGCGATGGCGCTTCCCATGGATTACTACGCGAACTCCGAGCGCGGCGCGGTGCCGGCTTGGACCAACGAGATGGCCGAGTTCAGCTGGCTGCACTGGCTGACCTTCGACGGGCTCAGCTCGGCGCCTCTGGTCGCCACGCCGAGCCTGTTCGTCCACAGCGATGACTGTGTGCTTCCCGAAAACGTCCGTGGCGTCGCCAAGAACCTCGACGGTCCGGTGCAGCTCGCCTGGACGACGGGCAGTCAGATCGACTTCTACGACCAACCGGCCCAGGTCGACTTCGCCACCGAGGCCGCCTCCATCCACTTCACAAGGACACTCACCCCATGA
- a CDS encoding helix-turn-helix transcriptional regulator — MCDWPGMRSEYNWLPPAGSVTRTKPHQVGVSFTAHRGAVFGLPGRSSTADIRAGAVFVTGSEEIIWTEIGETAEALEIYPSDVLLRSMGGSGDAIAPAMAADDATVLAAASILRRAHLTGTPMSDMAASTVAHRLAGHLLERYAGIRQDRQRVGRLDAKTVDRVAEYVDARLGGQLTLDALAAVAALSPYHFARGFKATTGMAPHQFVTARRVDRARALLLGSSMSVAEIAHEVGLSNVRHFRQLFRRQLGVLPGELRKIRPSPVGPAV; from the coding sequence GTGTGCGATTGGCCGGGGATGCGGTCGGAATACAACTGGTTGCCGCCGGCCGGCTCCGTGACGCGTACGAAGCCACACCAGGTCGGCGTGTCGTTCACCGCGCACCGTGGCGCCGTCTTCGGGTTGCCGGGCCGGTCGTCGACGGCCGACATCCGCGCCGGAGCCGTGTTCGTGACCGGCTCGGAGGAGATCATCTGGACGGAGATAGGCGAGACCGCCGAGGCGTTGGAGATCTATCCGAGCGATGTGCTGCTTCGGTCGATGGGCGGAAGCGGCGACGCGATCGCGCCGGCGATGGCGGCCGACGACGCCACGGTGCTGGCCGCCGCGTCGATCCTGCGTCGTGCGCATCTGACCGGTACGCCGATGAGCGACATGGCGGCGAGCACCGTCGCGCACCGGTTGGCCGGCCACCTGCTCGAGCGGTACGCCGGCATACGGCAGGACCGGCAGCGGGTGGGGCGGCTGGACGCCAAGACCGTCGACCGGGTCGCGGAGTACGTCGACGCGCGACTCGGTGGCCAGTTGACGTTGGACGCACTCGCGGCGGTGGCCGCGCTCAGTCCGTACCACTTCGCCCGCGGGTTCAAGGCCACGACGGGGATGGCGCCGCACCAGTTCGTCACCGCGCGGCGGGTCGATCGGGCCAGGGCGCTGCTGCTGGGCTCGTCGATGAGTGTCGCGGAGATCGCGCACGAGGTCGGCCTGTCCAACGTCCGGCATTTCCGCCAGCTGTTTCGCCGGCAGTTGGGTGTGCTGCCGGGAGAACTCCGCAAGATTCGACCCTCCCCGGTTGGGCCGGCCGTGTGA
- a CDS encoding alcohol dehydrogenase catalytic domain-containing protein, whose amino-acid sequence MKAARFSRFGGPEVLEIVELPEPRPGPGQVRVAVRAAGVNASDWKKRQGLMDQQLPQTMGHEAAGVVDELGDGVTDVRVGDRVFGFDTTGAAQAELAVLAWYAPIPPSLDFAAAAALPVAVETAARALDQLGVQSGSTLLVNGASGSIGRAAVQIAVSRGVRVIGTCGPASHDAVRSLGAEPVAYGDGMADRVRAIASVDHALDVAGNGVLPELIELTGDARRVITIADFDGAQQHGVRFSKGDEGRALYSLKLIEPCGWSIPVGKTFPLAEVAEAHRAGESGQVRGKLVILVGDR is encoded by the coding sequence ATGAAGGCAGCACGGTTCAGCAGGTTCGGCGGTCCGGAGGTCCTGGAGATCGTGGAGCTTCCGGAGCCGCGTCCGGGTCCCGGCCAGGTCCGCGTCGCGGTCAGAGCGGCCGGCGTCAACGCGAGCGACTGGAAGAAGCGGCAGGGTCTGATGGACCAGCAGCTGCCGCAGACCATGGGGCACGAGGCGGCCGGCGTCGTCGACGAGCTCGGCGACGGCGTGACGGACGTACGCGTCGGCGATCGCGTGTTCGGCTTCGACACCACCGGCGCCGCGCAGGCCGAGCTGGCGGTGTTGGCCTGGTATGCGCCGATCCCGCCCTCGCTCGACTTCGCCGCGGCCGCCGCGCTGCCGGTCGCGGTCGAGACGGCCGCGCGTGCGCTCGACCAGCTCGGGGTCCAGAGCGGCAGCACGTTGCTCGTCAACGGGGCTTCGGGCAGCATCGGCCGCGCCGCGGTCCAGATCGCGGTGTCACGAGGCGTACGCGTGATCGGCACCTGCGGTCCGGCCAGCCATGACGCGGTCCGGTCTCTCGGCGCCGAACCGGTCGCGTACGGAGACGGCATGGCCGACCGCGTACGCGCGATCGCATCCGTCGACCACGCGCTTGATGTCGCCGGCAACGGCGTCCTGCCCGAGCTCATCGAGCTCACCGGAGACGCACGACGCGTCATCACGATCGCCGACTTCGATGGCGCACAACAGCATGGCGTACGTTTCAGCAAAGGCGACGAAGGCCGCGCGCTCTACTCACTCAAGCTGATCGAGCCCTGCGGCTGGTCGATCCCGGTCGGAAAGACATTTCCGCTGGCCGAGGTCGCGGAGGCACACCGCGCCGGCGAAAGCGGGCAGGTGCGCGGAAAACTCGTCATCCTGGTCGGTGACCGATGA
- a CDS encoding helix-turn-helix domain-containing protein: MANASIDVIALHGALDAAREAKRLSWRQLAKLLDVSPSTMSRLANGKNPDVDAFATMVRWLEVPAEKFMVDDEELQRRTAEPPDLVAQLAPLLRARPDLEPEDVEHLEELIGSAARRFRADRARRAD; encoded by the coding sequence GTGGCCAATGCGAGCATCGACGTGATCGCCCTCCACGGGGCACTGGACGCAGCCAGGGAGGCCAAGCGGTTGTCGTGGCGTCAGCTGGCGAAGCTCCTCGACGTCAGCCCGTCGACCATGTCGCGGCTGGCGAACGGGAAGAACCCGGATGTCGACGCGTTCGCGACGATGGTGCGTTGGCTTGAGGTGCCGGCCGAGAAGTTCATGGTTGACGACGAGGAACTGCAAAGACGGACGGCCGAACCACCGGACTTGGTAGCCCAGCTGGCTCCATTGCTGCGAGCGCGCCCGGATCTAGAGCCGGAGGACGTTGAGCACTTGGAGGAGTTGATCGGCTCGGCGGCGCGACGCTTCAGGGCCGACCGAGCGAGAAGGGCAGACTGA
- a CDS encoding ImmA/IrrE family metallo-endopeptidase: protein MRIVAEEERAGLELCVLEPLDPYRLADEHGIPVYPLEELEDGPRAQAAIHHFTSVRSTMWSAALIPMGSSRLIIENTAHPVTRRRASLAHEMGHHLLEHEFAEMLLTEDGCRRFDQARENEAKFLSGQLLISDAAARRAAFDGKNNAQVAATYGVSEQFAQMRMSGARVMAQRALAKQARPR from the coding sequence ATGCGGATCGTGGCCGAGGAGGAACGAGCCGGGCTCGAGTTGTGCGTACTGGAACCGCTGGATCCGTATCGTCTAGCTGACGAGCACGGCATCCCGGTGTATCCGCTCGAGGAACTCGAGGACGGCCCCCGCGCGCAAGCCGCTATCCACCATTTCACGTCGGTGCGCTCGACCATGTGGTCCGCTGCGCTCATTCCAATGGGAAGTAGCCGGCTCATCATCGAGAACACCGCCCATCCCGTGACCAGGCGTCGCGCCAGCCTGGCACACGAAATGGGCCATCATCTGCTCGAGCACGAATTCGCTGAAATGCTGCTGACCGAGGACGGCTGCCGGCGTTTCGACCAGGCACGGGAGAATGAGGCCAAGTTCCTCTCGGGGCAGCTGCTGATCTCTGATGCGGCGGCGAGGCGGGCAGCGTTCGACGGGAAGAACAACGCTCAGGTGGCTGCCACGTATGGGGTGAGTGAGCAGTTCGCCCAGATGCGAATGTCCGGAGCGCGTGTGATGGCTCAACGCGCCCTCGCCAAGCAAGCCCGCCCGCGATGA
- a CDS encoding ThiF family adenylyltransferase, whose protein sequence is MVHHEVKPPSPGWSLTLPPRLWAELQGHLFRPDDDEHGAVILADRAEGPRGPRLLARELILAVDGIDYVEGTTGYRALKAEFVRDVALRARDEKLAYLPVHNHFGTTTVEFSRVDLASHERGYPALRKITGQVVGGLVFTPQAAAGDLWLPDGTRARLTEVIIPSGNLIRLTPATASAASSDTRHDRQARLFGDRGQQAFGRMRVAVIGLGGVGSLIVELLARLGVDHLVLIDRDIVDGTNLPRLVAAELDDIGKLKTDLAARNARRVNPAAALTVVPEHVQHPDARQAIAACDWIFLAADTNAARHWVDQTVHRYLIPATQAGVKIPVDASGRIGRIHVAVRQLIPGNGCMWCNGLIDPTELALDMLPDNVQQQARYLNEVPAPSVIALNSLAAGEAVNHFMLAVTNLHTDDGEHSLLHFPRSGQRIHQRARQNLDCHICSRTSRLA, encoded by the coding sequence GTGGTTCACCACGAAGTGAAGCCGCCCTCGCCAGGGTGGAGCCTCACCCTTCCGCCCCGGCTTTGGGCTGAACTCCAAGGGCACCTGTTCCGACCCGACGACGATGAACACGGTGCCGTCATCCTCGCCGACCGAGCCGAAGGGCCTCGCGGTCCCCGGCTGCTTGCTCGAGAACTCATCCTTGCCGTCGACGGCATCGACTACGTCGAGGGCACTACCGGGTACCGCGCCCTCAAGGCGGAGTTCGTACGCGACGTGGCGCTGCGCGCTCGTGACGAGAAGCTCGCCTACCTCCCGGTCCACAACCACTTCGGCACCACGACGGTCGAGTTCTCCCGCGTTGACCTCGCCAGCCATGAACGCGGTTACCCAGCCCTTCGCAAGATCACCGGGCAGGTCGTTGGCGGGTTGGTCTTCACGCCGCAGGCAGCAGCCGGGGACCTCTGGCTCCCAGACGGGACGCGCGCCCGGTTGACCGAGGTCATCATCCCCAGCGGAAACCTGATCCGCCTCACCCCTGCGACAGCCTCGGCTGCGTCCAGCGACACCCGCCACGATCGGCAGGCCCGGCTGTTTGGGGACCGTGGCCAGCAAGCATTCGGGCGGATGCGAGTCGCGGTCATCGGACTCGGCGGCGTCGGCAGCCTTATCGTCGAACTGCTCGCGAGGCTCGGCGTTGACCATCTTGTCCTGATCGACCGCGACATCGTCGACGGGACAAACCTGCCGCGGCTCGTCGCGGCGGAACTGGACGACATCGGCAAGCTCAAGACCGACCTCGCCGCCCGCAACGCCCGACGCGTCAATCCCGCGGCTGCTCTGACCGTTGTGCCCGAGCACGTCCAGCATCCCGACGCCCGGCAGGCCATCGCGGCTTGCGACTGGATCTTCCTCGCCGCTGACACCAACGCCGCCCGGCACTGGGTCGATCAGACCGTTCACCGATACCTCATCCCTGCGACGCAGGCGGGCGTCAAGATTCCGGTCGACGCATCCGGGAGGATCGGCCGGATCCACGTCGCCGTTCGCCAGCTGATCCCGGGAAACGGCTGCATGTGGTGCAACGGCCTGATCGACCCGACCGAACTGGCGCTGGACATGCTGCCAGACAACGTCCAGCAGCAAGCCCGCTACCTCAACGAAGTCCCCGCACCCAGCGTGATCGCTCTCAACAGCCTCGCCGCCGGCGAAGCCGTCAACCACTTCATGCTCGCTGTCACCAATCTTCACACTGACGACGGGGAGCACTCCCTGCTGCACTTCCCGCGCAGCGGGCAGCGGATCCATCAGCGTGCTCGACAGAATCTCGACTGCCACATCTGCTCTCGCACTAGTCGCCTGGCCTGA
- a CDS encoding nuclear transport factor 2 family protein codes for MNDGAVLTRLLHAIDSVDWPTVRACFTDKVHIDYTSLFGGEPETLAADELVERWRGLLPGFDATQHLTGPVLVDADGRLDTHVRSFHVLDGDIWAVHGHYSGQLRDGRIASLTLTLFYQEGNRSLPVTAGERAKTSPRR; via the coding sequence ATGAACGACGGAGCTGTGCTCACCCGCCTGCTGCACGCCATCGACAGCGTCGACTGGCCGACGGTCCGGGCGTGTTTCACCGACAAGGTCCACATCGACTACACCTCCCTGTTCGGCGGCGAGCCGGAAACCCTCGCCGCGGACGAGCTCGTCGAACGGTGGCGCGGACTTCTGCCGGGATTCGACGCCACACAACACCTGACCGGGCCGGTGCTCGTCGACGCGGATGGTCGGCTCGACACCCATGTCCGCTCTTTCCACGTGCTGGATGGCGACATCTGGGCCGTACACGGCCATTACTCCGGTCAGCTCCGCGACGGCCGGATCGCCTCGCTCACCTTGACCCTCTTCTACCAGGAGGGTAACCGGTCGCTGCCCGTCACGGCCGGCGAGCGAGCGAAAACCTCGCCCCGCCGGTAG
- a CDS encoding TetR/AcrR family transcriptional regulator: MARLRDLKKARTHRHIADTAARLFAERGYEAVTVSEIARAAEVAEQTLYNYFPSKEQLVTDREQQIQDRLSELIRTRPAGTSPAAAIRDFVLQQTVLDTHGLPAEAARGTLGYLAAISPTVNRLALELTDRLATALAAAISDTTPIAPEIARLQGIALAGVFQIVIRESGRRIRDGESPAAITDALHREVSNILTELERWTAA; the protein is encoded by the coding sequence GTGGCTCGACTCCGTGACCTCAAGAAGGCGCGTACGCACCGGCACATCGCTGACACGGCGGCTCGGCTGTTCGCCGAGCGCGGCTACGAGGCGGTGACGGTCAGTGAGATCGCGCGCGCGGCGGAGGTGGCCGAGCAGACGCTCTACAACTACTTCCCCAGCAAGGAACAGCTGGTCACCGACCGTGAGCAGCAGATTCAGGACCGGTTGAGCGAGCTGATCCGTACGCGGCCGGCGGGGACCAGTCCGGCGGCGGCGATCCGCGACTTCGTCCTGCAGCAGACGGTGTTGGACACGCACGGCCTGCCGGCGGAGGCCGCGCGCGGCACTCTCGGTTATCTGGCCGCCATCAGCCCGACGGTCAACCGGCTGGCTCTGGAGCTGACCGACCGCCTGGCCACCGCGCTGGCCGCCGCCATCAGCGACACGACGCCGATCGCGCCGGAAATCGCGCGGCTGCAAGGCATCGCGCTGGCCGGCGTCTTCCAGATCGTCATCCGTGAGTCGGGCCGGCGCATCCGCGACGGCGAGTCGCCCGCCGCGATCACCGACGCGCTGCACCGCGAGGTCTCGAACATCCTGACCGAGCTGGAGCGCTGGACGGCCGCCTAG
- a CDS encoding TetR/AcrR family transcriptional regulator encodes MIIQEDRRTRRRRQTAAAILDAAERLFAERGYAKTTMSEVADHCDIAVGSLYTHFPSKDALHAAVIDRAIADDQAGVEQSGDPSAEQRAVVRQISRGDLPLGILGRSRSYALLVAQRQGGGLVAATNGDELHSIEQDAASLAIGGPVVMEASSPVSLRGNHCS; translated from the coding sequence ATGATCATTCAAGAAGATCGACGCACTCGGCGCAGGCGTCAGACGGCGGCGGCCATCCTTGATGCCGCTGAACGGTTGTTCGCTGAGCGCGGCTACGCGAAGACCACGATGAGCGAGGTCGCGGACCACTGCGATATCGCCGTGGGCTCCCTTTATACGCATTTCCCAAGCAAAGACGCGCTGCACGCGGCGGTGATCGACCGCGCGATCGCCGACGACCAGGCAGGCGTCGAGCAGTCCGGCGATCCATCTGCCGAGCAGCGCGCAGTCGTACGGCAGATCTCCAGAGGTGACCTGCCATTAGGAATTCTGGGGCGCAGCAGATCGTACGCACTTCTTGTGGCTCAACGCCAGGGTGGTGGACTGGTGGCCGCGACAAATGGCGATGAACTTCACTCGATTGAACAGGATGCGGCTTCTCTCGCTATCGGTGGCCCCGTTGTAATGGAGGCAAGTAGCCCTGTATCTCTCAGAGGAAATCATTGCTCTTGA